A stretch of the Lactuca sativa cultivar Salinas chromosome 9, Lsat_Salinas_v11, whole genome shotgun sequence genome encodes the following:
- the LOC111889720 gene encoding uncharacterized protein LOC111889720 isoform X1: MEVVTMLCYWGGTTCDGPDGINYSKAPKKAINVNCRIQFDELVDRIYLATSFDKQHHRINLIYRYPSVGIENVVKYIPLPIKDNDDVGIMFDVLRFHQEVSNIDLYLEVEDIDQIRHVEMESSRNHEPVVLEEQRNNELLLPNTNHVNAISDMIHNEDFYTISQAVVVSNGIISDNEIDEEDDIREEYDEDDGVDITQEHEPPHVDRGETSFDNNHQVPSTFTNIDETNVISDGNWTVSQSISKNDFTWELEKDSFKDKEELMRAIKLQCIKTQTI, translated from the exons atGGAGGTTGTTACAATGCTTTGTTATTGGGGTGGGACAACCTGTGATGGACCAGATGGTATAAATTATAGCAAAGCTCCAAAAAAAGCAATCAATGTTAACTGTAGAATACAATTTGATGAACTGGTCGACCGTATATATCTTGCTACATCTTTTGATAAACAACACCACCGCATCAACTTAATTTATAGATATCCATCGGTTGGTATTGAAAATGTTGTAAAATACATTCCTCTTCCTATCAAAGATAATGATGATGTTGGCATCATGTTTGATGTGCTTCGTTTCCATCAAGAAGTAAGTAACATTGATCTCTATTTAGAGGTTGAAGACATTGATCAAATTCGACACGTAGAGATGGAATCTAG CAGAAATCATGAACCGGTTGTGCTAGAAGAGCAAAGGAACAATGAGTTACTATTACCTAATACAAACCATGTTAATGCCATATCAGATATGATTCATAATGAAGATTTCTACACAATTTCTCAAGCTGTTGTTGTGAGTAATGGAATAATTAGTGATAATGAAAttgatgaagaagatgacataagagaagaatatgatgaagatGATGGAGTTGACATCACTCAAGAACATGAACCACCACATGTAGATCGGGGTGAAACATCTTTTGACAATAACCATCAAGTACCATCAACTTTTACCAATATAGATGAAACAAATGTGATTAGTGATGGTAATTGGACTGTGTCACAATCAATAAGCAAGAATGATTTTACATGGGAGCTGGAAAAAGATTCTTTCAAGGATAAAGAAGAACTTATGAGAGCTATCAAGCTCCAATGCATTAAGACACAGACAATTTGA
- the LOC111889720 gene encoding uncharacterized protein LOC111889720 isoform X2: protein MEVVTMLCYWGGTTCDGPDGINYSKAPKKAINVNCRIQFDELVDRIYLATSFDKQHHRINLIYRYPSVGIENVVKYIPLPIKDNDDVGIMFDVLRFHQEVSNIDLYLEVEDIDQIRHVEMESRNHEPVVLEEQRNNELLLPNTNHVNAISDMIHNEDFYTISQAVVVSNGIISDNEIDEEDDIREEYDEDDGVDITQEHEPPHVDRGETSFDNNHQVPSTFTNIDETNVISDGNWTVSQSISKNDFTWELEKDSFKDKEELMRAIKLQCIKTQTI, encoded by the exons atGGAGGTTGTTACAATGCTTTGTTATTGGGGTGGGACAACCTGTGATGGACCAGATGGTATAAATTATAGCAAAGCTCCAAAAAAAGCAATCAATGTTAACTGTAGAATACAATTTGATGAACTGGTCGACCGTATATATCTTGCTACATCTTTTGATAAACAACACCACCGCATCAACTTAATTTATAGATATCCATCGGTTGGTATTGAAAATGTTGTAAAATACATTCCTCTTCCTATCAAAGATAATGATGATGTTGGCATCATGTTTGATGTGCTTCGTTTCCATCAAGAAGTAAGTAACATTGATCTCTATTTAGAGGTTGAAGACATTGATCAAATTCGACACGTAGAGATGGAATCTAG AAATCATGAACCGGTTGTGCTAGAAGAGCAAAGGAACAATGAGTTACTATTACCTAATACAAACCATGTTAATGCCATATCAGATATGATTCATAATGAAGATTTCTACACAATTTCTCAAGCTGTTGTTGTGAGTAATGGAATAATTAGTGATAATGAAAttgatgaagaagatgacataagagaagaatatgatgaagatGATGGAGTTGACATCACTCAAGAACATGAACCACCACATGTAGATCGGGGTGAAACATCTTTTGACAATAACCATCAAGTACCATCAACTTTTACCAATATAGATGAAACAAATGTGATTAGTGATGGTAATTGGACTGTGTCACAATCAATAAGCAAGAATGATTTTACATGGGAGCTGGAAAAAGATTCTTTCAAGGATAAAGAAGAACTTATGAGAGCTATCAAGCTCCAATGCATTAAGACACAGACAATTTGA